From one Amycolatopsis sp. FDAARGOS 1241 genomic stretch:
- a CDS encoding trypsin-like peptidase domain-containing protein — MTENDPHAHDSAEGRQNPGAQPGTEGQAAWSQSPTPGATPASGEQATQQTPGYPQQGDAYSAPNPWSAQGAQTGPVRYHPYPSAGGTTQQQPYAAPGTAVYSAPSNAPKKSGSGKLLASVAAIALVIGGVAGGTVGYLTGGSSGPSVNALDQPKPAQQTGNAPAGSVESVAQKLSPSVVELQVAGRTAAGEGSGFVLSTDGYILTNNHVVEVAANGGQIRAVFQDGKKAAAKIVGRDPTTDIAVVKVSGVSGLSPVELGRSDDLRVGQPVVAIGSPFELSGTVTSGIVSSLHRPVQASGDETDQATVMDAIQTDAAINPGNSGGPLANMNGQVIGINSAIYSPNGGQGGPSGQSQGGNVGIGFAIPIDQARRTADDIIKTGHATQTFIGAKVADAPQGGAQLGDITPGSPAEKAGLKSGDVVTKIDDRTIDSADTLIAAIRTRAPDEKVTFTLSGGRTVQVTLGGQPVPAN; from the coding sequence ATGACCGAGAACGACCCCCACGCGCACGACTCCGCGGAGGGTCGCCAGAACCCGGGTGCCCAACCGGGCACCGAGGGTCAGGCGGCCTGGAGTCAGTCCCCGACGCCCGGTGCCACGCCCGCGTCCGGTGAGCAGGCGACGCAGCAGACGCCGGGTTACCCGCAGCAGGGCGACGCCTACTCCGCGCCGAACCCGTGGTCGGCTCAGGGCGCGCAGACCGGTCCGGTCCGCTACCACCCGTACCCGTCCGCCGGCGGCACGACGCAGCAGCAGCCGTACGCCGCGCCGGGCACGGCGGTGTACAGCGCGCCGTCGAACGCGCCGAAGAAGTCGGGCTCGGGCAAGCTGCTCGCCAGTGTCGCCGCGATCGCGCTCGTGATCGGCGGCGTGGCCGGCGGCACCGTCGGGTACCTGACCGGGGGCTCGTCCGGTCCGTCGGTCAATGCGCTCGACCAGCCGAAGCCCGCGCAGCAGACGGGCAACGCGCCGGCCGGCTCCGTCGAATCGGTGGCGCAGAAGCTGTCGCCGAGCGTCGTCGAGCTGCAGGTCGCCGGCCGCACGGCCGCGGGTGAGGGCTCGGGTTTCGTGCTCAGCACCGACGGCTACATCCTCACGAACAACCACGTCGTCGAGGTCGCCGCGAACGGCGGCCAGATCCGGGCCGTGTTCCAGGACGGCAAGAAGGCCGCCGCGAAGATCGTCGGGCGCGACCCGACGACCGACATCGCCGTGGTGAAGGTCAGCGGCGTCAGCGGGCTGAGCCCGGTGGAGCTCGGCCGGTCGGACGACCTGCGGGTCGGCCAGCCGGTGGTCGCCATCGGCTCGCCGTTCGAGCTGAGCGGCACGGTCACCTCCGGCATCGTCAGCTCGCTGCACCGGCCGGTGCAGGCGAGCGGTGACGAGACCGACCAGGCCACGGTGATGGACGCCATCCAGACCGACGCCGCGATCAACCCGGGCAACTCGGGTGGTCCGCTGGCGAACATGAACGGCCAGGTCATCGGCATCAACTCGGCCATCTACAGCCCCAACGGCGGGCAGGGCGGGCCCAGTGGCCAGTCGCAGGGCGGCAACGTCGGCATCGGCTTCGCCATCCCGATCGACCAGGCCCGCCGCACGGCCGACGACATCATCAAAACCGGCCACGCGACGCAGACGTTCATCGGCGCCAAGGTGGCCGACGCCCCGCAGGGCGGCGCCCAGCTCGGCGACATCACGCCGGGCAGCCCGGCCGAGAAGGCCGGCCTCAAGTCGGGTGACGTCGTCACGAAGATCGACGACCGCACCATCGACAGCGCCGACACGCTGATCGCGGCCATCCGCACCCGCGCTCCCGACGAGAAGGTCACGTTCACCCTCTCCGGCGGCCGCACGGTGCAGGTGACCCTGGGCGGCCAGCCGGTTCCGGCCAACTGA